Proteins encoded within one genomic window of Tolypothrix bouteillei VB521301:
- a CDS encoding diguanylate cyclase domain-containing protein, translating to MLKQALSAIKKVSARLLCQLLGQPSISHLETQLQTQQVQIQQLEEQERALYRVISKIRASLELETIFRTATKETCKLLRIERIAVYRFHENWGGEFVSDFEFAEPGWDDVETLGKNTIWNDSYLQEYQGGRYRNNETLAVSDIYSTGFSQCHLEILEQFHIRAYATAPIFVGKKLWGILAAYQHSQPHEWKKLEIQFLSQIATQLGFAVKQAEFLAQAEQKAAELHKANQQQEILFNLVAEIRESLNLDTLFKTTVREIRKALRSDRVGIFQFDLESNYTSGAFVSENVLPDYDSTLATKVKDHCFGEKYADAYHQGRIQVLSDVYKSGLKDCHLRVLEQFQIKAQIIVPLMKGKTLWGLLCVHQCRSPREWTTSEIQFIRQLAAQFNVALEHSELLEQSRSQARQLERANQALELANSQLEKLSKLDALTKIANRRCFDEFLEQEWNRLTGTENYLSLILFDIDYFKDYNDCYGHLVGDECLIQVARAAKSVLKRPTDLLARYGGEEFIVVLPNTNKSGAIKVTQLIQRSIQKLNIPHTRKNDCQSIVTVSLGVAIQRPTSQSSAQSLIDAADKALYKAKEEGRNRWVCATKVYPQQYRQL from the coding sequence ATGTTAAAACAAGCTTTATCTGCTATTAAGAAAGTCTCCGCTCGTCTACTCTGTCAGCTTTTAGGACAGCCTAGTATTAGTCATTTAGAAACTCAACTGCAAACTCAACAGGTTCAAATTCAGCAGTTAGAAGAGCAAGAAAGAGCACTTTACCGAGTTATTAGTAAAATCCGAGCTTCTCTGGAGTTAGAAACAATCTTTCGTACAGCCACTAAAGAAACTTGCAAGTTACTCCGCATCGAGCGAATTGCCGTATACCGTTTCCATGAAAACTGGGGTGGAGAATTTGTCAGCGACTTTGAGTTTGCAGAGCCTGGATGGGATGATGTAGAAACATTAGGAAAAAATACGATTTGGAACGATTCTTATTTACAAGAATATCAAGGAGGACGGTATCGTAATAATGAAACCCTAGCTGTTTCAGATATTTACTCAACAGGCTTTTCTCAATGCCATTTAGAAATTTTAGAACAGTTTCATATTCGAGCTTATGCAACAGCACCAATTTTTGTTGGAAAAAAACTGTGGGGAATACTTGCTGCTTATCAGCACTCACAGCCACATGAATGGAAAAAATTAGAAATTCAGTTTCTCTCTCAAATTGCAACACAGTTAGGGTTTGCAGTGAAACAAGCAGAATTTTTAGCTCAAGCAGAACAAAAAGCAGCAGAACTGCATAAAGCAAATCAGCAGCAGGAGATTTTGTTTAATTTAGTTGCTGAAATTCGTGAATCTCTTAATCTAGACACCTTGTTTAAAACGACTGTACGAGAAATTCGTAAAGCTCTCCGTAGCGATCGCGTCGGGATTTTTCAATTCGATCTTGAATCGAACTATACCTCTGGTGCATTTGTTTCCGAGAATGTTTTGCCTGACTACGATTCTACGCTCGCTACAAAGGTGAAGGATCATTGTTTTGGTGAAAAATATGCCGATGCTTATCACCAAGGGCGCATACAGGTATTATCAGATGTTTATAAATCCGGGCTAAAAGATTGTCACCTTCGCGTGTTAGAGCAATTTCAAATCAAGGCACAAATTATTGTACCCCTTATGAAGGGTAAAACTTTATGGGGATTACTATGCGTTCATCAATGCCGTTCTCCGCGAGAGTGGACCACATCGGAAATTCAATTTATCCGACAGTTAGCAGCTCAGTTTAATGTGGCTCTAGAACATTCAGAATTATTAGAGCAATCTCGCTCTCAAGCTCGTCAACTTGAGAGGGCAAATCAAGCTTTAGAACTTGCAAATTCTCAGTTAGAAAAACTGAGTAAGTTAGATGCTTTAACTAAAATAGCAAATCGTCGTTGTTTTGATGAATTTTTAGAGCAAGAATGGAACCGACTCACAGGAACTGAGAACTATTTATCTTTAATTCTATTTGATATTGATTATTTTAAGGATTATAATGATTGTTACGGACACCTAGTTGGAGATGAATGCTTAATACAAGTTGCTCGTGCAGCAAAATCTGTATTAAAGCGTCCTACAGATCTACTTGCTCGTTATGGTGGTGAAGAATTTATTGTGGTTTTGCCAAATACCAACAAATCAGGTGCTATTAAAGTCACTCAGTTGATTCAAAGATCTATTCAAAAATTAAATATTCCACATACGAGAAAAAATGATTGTCAATCTATTGTGACCGTCAGTTTAGGTGTTGCAATTCAAAGACCAACATCTCAAAGTTCCGCTCAAAGCTTGATTGATGCAGCCGATAAAGCTTTGTACAAAGCTAAAGAAGAAGGACGCAATCGGTGGGTTTGTGCTACAAAAGTTTATCCCCAACAATACAGACAACTTTAA
- a CDS encoding ATP-binding sensor histidine kinase: MTTAVEPLTKILGYRISERLYAGSRTLVYRAIREVDRLPVVIKILKQEYPTFNELLQFRNQYTIAKNLDFGGIVRLYSLEPYHNSYVLVMEDFGGISLREWIHKEINSNCACEGSALRYHPLGSSLYKYPLKVFLDIAIALATILDALYRHRIVHKDIKPANILINPETQQVKLIDFSLASLLSKETQEIYSPNVLEGTLAYLSPEQTGRMNRGIDYRSDFYSLGITFFELLTGQLPFQSNDLMEVVHCHIAKQPPSVDSLNPHIPPVLSHIISKLMAKNAEDRYQSALGLKHDLEICLNQLLTTGQIDRFEIGQRDVCDRFIISEKLYGRYNEVASLLAAFDRVSQAGSELMLVAGFSGIGKTAVVNEIHKPIVRQRGYFIKGKFDQFQRNIPLSAFLQAFRDLIGQLLTETDTQLARWKNKILSALGENAQVIIEMLPELERIIGQQPSVPELSGSAAQNRFNILFQKFIQVFATKDHPLTIFIDDLQWADSASLKFMQLLVSEIESRYLLLIGAYRDNEVSATHPLMLTLQEIEKLKVKVNTVTLAPLDRSSVNQLVADTFSCSLDLALPLTELIFSKTLGNPFFTTQFLKALYEDRLIAFNFHGGYWECDIAQVRSLTLNDDIVEFMVVQIQKLPQATQEVLQLAACIGNSFDLETLAIVYEKSQTQTANHLWRALKDGLILPQNDVYKFFQQEIFLSDREPLVNGQLGKITTSYKFLHDRVQQAAYSLIPQNQKQTTHLKIGRRLLENTSPADQHEKIFNIINHLNLGVEAIELPHEREQLANLNLVAGLQAKSATAYEAALRYLSTGIMFLEPHSWQNQYDLTLNLYLAAAEAEYLNTNYEQADRQIETLLENVRDTLQKARVYEIKIQSLISQSQMQSALDIALEVLQMLGISLENEAIAISEIEALIDLPEMTDLDKLAAQGILMTVAPAVFLANPQMYPLIVFTMVNLCIRYGNSSFAAYAYVIYGLFLCGGGDIESGYKFGQLAIELLDRFDSRKLKSKVYLMFHSNIRQWKEHFQASLIPLQEAFHIGLETGDLEFACYSAMTYCDFSFHTDSELETVLYKQTQYLEITQNLKQEYQQIHIQISRQFLLNLSDRAIDKLRLVGDSCNETEMLPIWTKYEVGFILFIVYLYKLILTYFFEAYGDAVENLRLAEPYQNGARTTIHIAEYNLYSSLALLAHYLDVSASEQQQYLQQVAENQAQMHLWLTYAPMNYQHMWCLVEAERNRVLGNRAVAIEMYDQAIERAKQQGYIQQEAIANELAAKFYLHWGKQQIAQNYMIESYYCYTRWGAKAKVADLETCYPQLLAPILEQMPFAFSTSETIVVPGRISSHNSASSGNNTASVALDLAVILKAYQTLSSEIELEKLVSTLLHVALENAGADKCVLLLSENGHLLVQAIANIENSSTLLHPQPIEECLEVPLSPINTVKRSLQPLVILDATVHPRFTHDPYIQQHQPRSILCSPILHQGKLLGILYLENNHSIGAFTDDRVDILNLLCTQAAISLENARLYQKSLHYGQQLERSLQEMQQMQLQLVQSEKMSALGNLVAGVAHEINNPVGFISGNIEPAKDYVRDLLDLITLYQEKLPNPDTEIEDKIEEIDLEYIREDLPQLLESMSLGANRIRSISTSLRTFSRTDKDCKAPFNIHDGIDSTVLILRHRLKANECRPAIEVIKNYGEIPLVDCFAGQLNQVFMNLLANAIDALEESNLGKSMTEIAAKPNRITIKTHVAESGQHIVIRIADNGVGMSQEVKQKVFDHLFTTKAVGKGTGLGLAIARQIVVEAHGGTIDVDVIPQEKTEFVVTLPIVEA; this comes from the coding sequence ATGACTACAGCAGTTGAGCCACTGACCAAGATTCTGGGTTATAGAATTAGCGAGCGACTGTATGCAGGCTCTAGAACCCTAGTTTATCGCGCAATCCGCGAGGTCGATCGATTGCCAGTAGTCATCAAGATACTCAAGCAGGAGTATCCTACATTCAATGAATTGCTGCAATTCCGCAATCAGTACACCATTGCCAAAAATCTTGACTTCGGGGGTATTGTTCGTCTTTACAGCTTAGAACCTTACCACAACAGCTATGTATTGGTGATGGAGGACTTTGGTGGTATCTCGTTACGAGAGTGGATACACAAAGAAATCAACAGCAACTGCGCTTGCGAAGGGAGTGCTCTGCGCTATCACCCTTTGGGTAGCTCCCTTTATAAGTATCCCTTGAAAGTGTTTTTGGACATTGCGATCGCCCTAGCAACAATTCTTGATGCACTTTACCGCCACCGGATCGTCCACAAAGACATTAAGCCTGCCAATATTTTAATTAACCCAGAAACCCAGCAGGTAAAGTTAATTGACTTCAGCCTTGCTTCCCTACTTTCTAAAGAAACCCAAGAAATTTACAGTCCTAATGTTTTGGAAGGTACTCTCGCCTATTTGTCACCAGAACAAACCGGACGGATGAACCGAGGAATTGATTACCGTAGTGATTTCTACTCTTTAGGTATTACTTTCTTTGAACTTCTTACCGGACAATTGCCTTTCCAATCTAACGATTTGATGGAAGTCGTTCACTGTCACATCGCCAAACAACCTCCTAGTGTTGACAGCTTGAATCCTCATATTCCCCCGGTGCTATCTCATATCATCAGCAAACTGATGGCAAAAAATGCTGAAGACCGCTATCAGAGCGCTTTAGGGTTGAAACACGATCTAGAGATATGTCTGAACCAACTGCTAACCACCGGGCAGATCGATCGGTTTGAAATTGGACAACGAGATGTGTGCGATCGCTTCATCATCTCAGAAAAGCTCTACGGTCGTTATAACGAAGTAGCAAGTTTACTAGCAGCTTTTGACCGAGTTTCTCAAGCAGGTAGCGAACTCATGCTAGTGGCAGGTTTTTCCGGTATCGGCAAAACTGCTGTAGTTAACGAAATCCACAAACCAATTGTGCGGCAACGGGGTTACTTTATTAAAGGTAAATTTGACCAGTTTCAACGCAACATTCCCCTATCTGCTTTTTTACAAGCATTTCGCGATCTCATCGGGCAATTACTCACTGAAACTGATACACAATTAGCTCGATGGAAGAACAAAATTCTCTCAGCTTTGGGAGAAAACGCTCAAGTCATTATTGAAATGCTCCCAGAACTCGAGCGCATAATTGGTCAACAACCTTCTGTTCCCGAACTCTCAGGTAGTGCTGCTCAAAACCGCTTCAACATCCTATTTCAAAAATTTATCCAAGTGTTTGCTACAAAAGATCATCCTCTGACGATCTTTATCGATGACTTGCAGTGGGCAGATTCTGCTTCCCTCAAGTTTATGCAACTGTTAGTGAGTGAAATAGAGAGCCGCTACCTCTTATTAATTGGGGCTTACCGAGATAACGAAGTCTCTGCAACGCATCCACTGATGCTGACACTTCAAGAAATTGAGAAATTAAAGGTTAAAGTCAATACTGTTACTCTTGCTCCTCTAGATCGATCCTCAGTGAATCAGTTAGTTGCTGATACATTCAGTTGTTCGCTGGATCTCGCCTTACCATTAACAGAGTTAATATTTAGCAAAACGCTGGGAAATCCATTCTTCACGACTCAGTTTCTCAAAGCACTCTATGAAGATCGATTGATTGCATTCAATTTTCATGGTGGTTACTGGGAGTGTGACATTGCACAGGTTCGCTCCCTTACCCTAAACGATGATATTGTAGAATTTATGGTAGTTCAAATCCAGAAGTTACCCCAAGCCACTCAAGAAGTGTTGCAGTTAGCCGCTTGTATTGGTAACTCTTTTGATTTAGAAACGCTAGCCATCGTTTATGAAAAATCCCAAACTCAAACTGCCAACCATCTGTGGAGGGCTTTGAAAGATGGGTTGATTTTACCGCAGAATGATGTTTATAAGTTTTTTCAACAAGAAATATTTTTGAGCGATCGCGAGCCATTGGTAAACGGTCAACTAGGAAAAATAACCACCAGCTATAAATTTCTGCACGATCGCGTCCAGCAAGCCGCTTATTCTTTGATCCCTCAAAATCAAAAGCAAACGACTCACCTTAAAATTGGGCGACGGTTGTTAGAAAACACATCACCAGCAGACCAGCATGAGAAAATTTTTAATATTATCAACCATCTCAACCTGGGTGTTGAAGCGATCGAGCTTCCTCACGAACGAGAGCAATTAGCAAATCTTAATTTGGTAGCGGGTCTTCAGGCAAAATCTGCAACAGCATATGAAGCGGCACTGAGATATTTGAGTACAGGTATAATGTTCCTAGAACCCCATAGCTGGCAAAATCAGTATGATTTAACACTGAATTTGTACTTAGCAGCAGCAGAAGCAGAATACCTGAATACGAACTACGAGCAAGCAGATCGGCAAATAGAAACGCTTCTGGAAAATGTCAGGGATACATTACAAAAAGCGAGAGTTTACGAAATCAAAATTCAATCTTTAATTTCTCAGTCTCAGATGCAGTCAGCGCTAGATATAGCGTTAGAGGTCTTGCAGATGTTAGGTATCAGTTTAGAGAACGAGGCGATCGCCATCTCAGAGATTGAAGCATTAATCGACCTACCAGAAATGACTGACTTGGATAAACTAGCAGCACAGGGAATTTTGATGACCGTTGCTCCTGCGGTTTTCCTTGCGAATCCCCAAATGTATCCACTCATTGTCTTTACAATGGTCAATTTGTGCATTAGATATGGCAATTCTAGCTTTGCAGCTTATGCATATGTCATCTATGGATTATTTCTCTGTGGTGGAGGGGATATTGAGTCTGGCTATAAGTTTGGTCAGCTCGCGATCGAGTTGTTAGACCGCTTTGATAGCAGGAAGCTTAAATCTAAAGTTTACTTGATGTTTCACAGCAATATTCGCCAATGGAAAGAACACTTTCAAGCTAGCTTGATACCTTTGCAGGAAGCATTTCATATTGGTTTGGAAACTGGAGATTTAGAATTTGCTTGCTACAGTGCTATGACATATTGTGATTTTTCTTTTCACACTGACTCAGAGCTAGAAACAGTACTCTACAAGCAGACTCAGTATCTAGAAATTACGCAAAATTTAAAACAAGAGTATCAACAAATTCACATTCAAATAAGCAGGCAATTTCTATTAAATTTAAGCGATCGCGCAATAGATAAGTTACGTTTGGTTGGTGATAGTTGTAATGAAACCGAAATGTTACCAATCTGGACTAAATATGAGGTAGGCTTCATCTTATTTATTGTATATTTATACAAACTCATTCTTACCTATTTCTTTGAAGCTTATGGTGATGCAGTGGAAAATCTGCGACTAGCAGAACCATACCAAAACGGTGCTAGAACCACAATTCATATTGCGGAGTATAATCTGTATTCATCTCTAGCGCTCTTGGCGCATTATCTGGATGTATCAGCGTCCGAACAGCAGCAGTATCTCCAACAGGTCGCTGAAAACCAAGCACAGATGCACCTGTGGTTAACTTACGCCCCAATGAACTATCAACATATGTGGTGTTTGGTCGAAGCAGAAAGAAACCGGGTGCTGGGTAACAGAGCCGTCGCCATCGAAATGTATGACCAAGCTATAGAGAGGGCGAAACAGCAGGGCTACATTCAGCAAGAAGCGATCGCAAACGAACTCGCTGCCAAGTTTTATCTTCACTGGGGCAAACAGCAAATCGCACAAAACTACATGATTGAATCCTATTACTGCTATACTCGTTGGGGAGCTAAAGCTAAAGTTGCCGATTTAGAAACTTGTTATCCCCAACTTTTAGCCCCTATCCTCGAACAAATGCCTTTCGCTTTCTCTACTAGTGAAACCATCGTTGTACCCGGTCGGATAAGTTCTCACAATTCTGCCTCTTCAGGTAATAATACTGCCTCAGTTGCTTTAGATTTAGCAGTGATTCTCAAGGCTTATCAAACCCTTTCTAGTGAAATTGAATTAGAAAAACTTGTCTCTACCTTGCTGCACGTCGCCCTGGAAAATGCAGGAGCTGATAAGTGTGTGTTGCTGCTGTCTGAGAACGGTCATTTGTTAGTACAAGCGATCGCCAATATAGAGAATTCCTCAACACTACTCCACCCACAACCGATAGAAGAATGTTTAGAAGTACCGTTGAGTCCAATCAATACTGTTAAACGCAGTTTACAACCATTAGTAATTTTAGATGCAACTGTACATCCTAGATTTACTCATGACCCATACATTCAGCAGCACCAGCCCAGGAGTATTTTGTGCAGCCCTATTTTGCATCAAGGAAAATTGTTGGGTATTTTGTATCTAGAAAACAATCATTCTATTGGAGCGTTTACCGACGATCGCGTTGATATCCTCAATCTCCTTTGCACTCAAGCAGCAATTTCTTTGGAAAATGCTCGTTTGTATCAAAAATCACTGCACTACGGTCAACAGTTAGAGCGATCGCTGCAAGAGATGCAGCAGATGCAGCTGCAATTGGTACAGAGTGAAAAAATGTCAGCTTTGGGAAATTTAGTGGCTGGTGTTGCTCATGAAATCAACAATCCTGTCGGTTTCATTTCTGGGAACATCGAACCAGCTAAAGATTATGTTCGAGATTTGTTGGATTTAATCACTCTTTACCAAGAAAAGCTTCCCAATCCTGACACAGAAATTGAAGATAAAATTGAAGAGATCGACTTGGAATACATACGTGAGGATTTACCCCAGTTGCTCGAGTCCATGAGCTTGGGAGCTAATCGCATTCGCAGTATTAGCACCAGTTTGCGAACCTTCTCTAGAACCGATAAAGATTGCAAAGCACCCTTCAACATTCATGATGGTATTGACAGCACAGTTTTAATTCTCAGACACCGTTTGAAAGCTAACGAATGCCGTCCCGCAATTGAGGTGATTAAAAATTATGGTGAAATCCCTCTAGTAGACTGCTTTGCCGGACAACTCAACCAAGTCTTTATGAATTTGTTAGCAAATGCCATTGACGCCCTAGAAGAATCTAATTTAGGGAAGAGTATGACAGAGATCGCCGCCAAACCCAATCGCATTACAATAAAAACCCATGTAGCTGAATCAGGTCAGCATATTGTGATTCGGATTGCTGATAACGGAGTGGGAATGTCCCAGGAAGTGAAGCAGAAGGTATTTGACCATTTGTTCACCACGAAAGCCGTTGGTAAAGGAACAGGATTGGGATTGGCGATCGCACGTCAAATTGTAGTAGAAGCTCATGGAGGCACAATTGACGTAGATGTTATTCCGCAAGAGAAGACAGAGTTTGTAGTCACGCTGCCGATTGTTGAGGCATAA
- a CDS encoding peptidoglycan-binding domain-containing protein has translation MQNDKDFTSYKTGITLQKGDSGTAVTQLKELLNAQGSTLPTDDTFDSATLSAVISFQQKHGLPVNGVIDSQTWTVLQKVTHS, from the coding sequence ATGCAAAACGATAAAGATTTTACTTCCTATAAAACCGGAATAACTTTGCAAAAGGGAGATTCTGGTACTGCTGTAACTCAATTGAAAGAGCTATTGAATGCTCAGGGTTCTACTTTGCCTACAGATGATACTTTTGACTCAGCAACTCTTTCAGCAGTCATTTCATTTCAGCAGAAGCATGGATTACCTGTAAATGGAGTTATTGATTCCCAAACTTGGACAGTTCTCCAAAAGGTTACACACTCATAA
- a CDS encoding tetratricopeptide repeat protein produces the protein MQYVLYSIAFYVLLIVLTYFITFLQLCKSRLQYPKYQLEKANTVPTYRKELFQASIKELEEFGFQPCSYLLVQPMVRLDPPTTYELLLYHKAYKTYAIVSVRRPAETVNLFDIEFFTFFRDESLLLTMNGKGYNVLGDTPNVIIQDAYTTQTSIQWQTHENKLNQLAAKTQPWGIAPNTFTKALEKYIKNYVDCLLKKKEILPIDGSNLFRLHWLVALKITKKTVQGANKASSLVAQRKQQAKTNSILQVEIPVELEVEQFQWMESQQKGLLGGKLRTWLLLGSLVLFIVSYTKLFATQSLIIFIGVLFFHEGGHLLAMKFFGYQDASMLFLPFLGAVATARKDDATLAQKFWISLAGPLPGLILGVGLAIASRNGGYPSWVIETAWMSIGLNLFNLLPIYPLDGGQIANLLLFCRFPYTDVLFKIFGTVVLGLLAISQPGFLLLVLVVLVSIPSNFRTAKVNAQLQQELKQQKPTSQENLLHSIFKKLKHLGYGNLSFGTRYTLAKNLLERHYEAHTKGRTVFFLSLVYCSSLLAGIAGSLSAITPNWLMATASLFEAPETIRKRAVEVRKQEIESATTALRLNPKNTHAYIRRAQARLTLRDYKGAVADYNSVVQLNPNNIPHRLTRANFHLTLQNYKSAIQDYDWVLSLNPNDSRTYRRRAQARNLSGDYKGAVTDYSTVIKLNPENFLSYLERGQIYLQLKDYKAALADANSALKIDSKQPEAYELRSQARRYLGDRQGAIADEQMAQKLYQASEGEEAI, from the coding sequence ATGCAATACGTGCTCTACTCGATCGCTTTCTATGTTTTGCTGATTGTTCTTACGTACTTCATCACCTTTTTACAACTTTGTAAGTCAAGGCTCCAATACCCAAAGTACCAGCTTGAAAAAGCTAACACAGTACCCACTTACCGCAAAGAGCTATTTCAAGCTTCAATTAAAGAATTAGAGGAATTTGGGTTTCAACCATGCAGTTATTTGCTAGTTCAACCAATGGTGAGGCTCGATCCCCCTACAACTTACGAGCTTTTACTTTATCACAAAGCATATAAAACCTACGCTATAGTTAGCGTTCGCCGTCCAGCGGAAACTGTCAATCTCTTTGATATTGAGTTTTTTACCTTTTTTCGAGATGAAAGCTTACTTTTAACTATGAATGGTAAGGGGTATAACGTTCTTGGCGACACGCCTAATGTCATTATTCAAGATGCATATACAACTCAAACTTCCATTCAATGGCAAACTCATGAAAACAAATTAAATCAGTTGGCTGCTAAGACACAACCTTGGGGTATAGCACCTAACACTTTTACTAAGGCTCTTGAAAAATACATCAAAAACTACGTTGATTGTTTGCTCAAGAAAAAAGAAATTCTACCAATTGATGGCTCGAATCTATTTAGATTGCATTGGCTTGTTGCTTTAAAAATAACCAAGAAAACCGTACAGGGTGCTAACAAAGCATCAAGTTTAGTTGCACAACGCAAACAACAAGCTAAAACAAACAGCATTCTTCAAGTCGAAATCCCTGTGGAACTTGAAGTGGAGCAATTTCAATGGATGGAGTCACAGCAGAAAGGACTTTTAGGAGGGAAATTACGCACTTGGTTGCTATTGGGAAGTCTGGTTTTGTTTATTGTGAGTTACACGAAATTGTTTGCCACTCAAAGCTTAATTATTTTTATAGGAGTTCTGTTTTTTCATGAAGGCGGACACTTGTTAGCCATGAAATTTTTTGGCTATCAAGATGCATCTATGTTATTTCTACCTTTTTTGGGTGCAGTCGCCACCGCCCGTAAAGATGATGCTACACTTGCTCAAAAATTTTGGATTTCCCTAGCAGGTCCGTTACCGGGATTAATTTTGGGTGTAGGATTGGCGATCGCTTCTCGCAACGGTGGTTACCCGAGTTGGGTCATAGAAACTGCTTGGATGTCGATCGGTTTGAATCTATTTAATTTACTTCCTATCTACCCTTTAGATGGAGGTCAAATTGCTAATTTATTACTATTTTGTCGATTTCCTTATACCGATGTCCTCTTTAAGATTTTTGGTACAGTCGTTTTGGGGCTATTAGCAATATCTCAACCGGGATTTTTATTATTAGTTCTAGTCGTTTTGGTTAGCATCCCATCTAACTTTAGGACTGCAAAAGTAAATGCTCAGTTGCAACAAGAACTGAAGCAACAAAAACCGACAAGCCAAGAAAATCTGTTGCATTCTATTTTCAAAAAGTTAAAGCACTTAGGTTATGGAAATTTGTCTTTTGGTACGAGATACACACTGGCAAAAAATTTACTTGAGCGTCACTATGAAGCGCATACTAAGGGGAGAACAGTATTCTTTCTGTCCCTTGTTTATTGCAGTAGCTTACTTGCGGGTATTGCTGGGAGTTTGAGTGCAATTACACCCAATTGGTTGATGGCAACAGCTTCTTTATTTGAAGCACCTGAAACAATTAGAAAACGTGCTGTTGAGGTCAGAAAACAAGAAATTGAGAGTGCAACTACAGCGTTGCGTTTAAATCCCAAGAACACCCATGCTTATATCAGGCGAGCGCAAGCACGGCTCACTTTGCGGGATTATAAAGGAGCTGTTGCAGATTATAACTCGGTTGTGCAGCTAAATCCCAACAATATTCCCCACCGTCTAACTCGGGCTAACTTTCATTTAACTTTGCAAAATTACAAAAGTGCAATTCAGGATTATGATTGGGTACTCAGTTTAAATCCTAACGATAGCCGAACCTACCGCAGAAGAGCGCAAGCACGTAATTTATCTGGAGATTATAAAGGTGCGGTTACCGATTACAGTACAGTTATCAAATTAAATCCCGAAAACTTTTTGTCTTATCTCGAACGGGGACAGATTTACCTACAGTTAAAAGATTATAAGGCGGCGCTCGCCGATGCAAACTCTGCTCTCAAAATTGATTCAAAACAACCCGAAGCTTATGAGCTTCGCAGCCAAGCACGCCGTTATTTGGGAGATCGGCAAGGTGCGATCGCAGATGAACAAATGGCACAGAAGCTTTATCAAGCGTCGGAGGGAGAAGAAGCAATTTAA